The Falco rusticolus isolate bFalRus1 chromosome 4, bFalRus1.pri, whole genome shotgun sequence genome includes the window ACCTCAGCGGTAGAAGAGAGATGGGGGAACACTGGGCACGAACACACCCAACACGCTGCAGTACGAGGGCCAAGAAATGCACAGGTAAGCGATGCGGGAGGGCTGTGCACTGACCCAGCCTCCTTTATTTCAAGGGCACCCAGGGGATCCTTCCCAGTGGGGCAATGTGCCTCCAGGCTACTGCCGGAGGGTGTTCCCTGCGGCGGCAGGTTTATCCGCATCTGCGTAGAACTGAGCGATTTGGTCTTTGTACTTCTGCGCCACCACTGGTCTCTTCAGCTTCATTGTTGGGCCTGTGGGAAAAAACATGGCACAAGGTTTTAATGGTGATGGCACCACTGAGAGCCACAAATCCATATTTGAGCGAAGCGAGCCCAGAGCAAGAGCCAGAGCACGCACGGACTTCTGCGCTGCTCTGCGTGATCGATacacctgcctgccttcccctgcgAACAGGAAGGGCGCAGCCCTCCTGCCAGCGACAGCGCAGAACTGGGGTGCgcagggctcagctctgcccGGCAGGAGAAGGAATTCAGCCCGCCCTTCCCACAACGGTAAGGAAAAGCCCCAGCGAGGAGAGGCCGGGGTAGCACCTCTGTGTACTGGGGTCTGTTCCGTACCCAAGGGAAGGGTGACAGGGTCGCCCTGATAGCCCCACCCGCCACTCACCAAGCTCTCCACCAAGGACAGAAAAATCCTTCTCCAGAAGGACCCACTTCTGGACTTTCTGGGCATTTGAGACAGCTCCCTCGTTGACTGCTGAAATTCCCTTCTGGATAGCCGCATAGATAGCCTTGTCTTTGCTGCTGATAATTTCGGAGACTTTGGTAGCCTTGCTGCCCAGTTTCCGGCAGTATTCAATAGCTTCCGCAGTCAGATCATCTCCTGGCTCGCCGGTTTCCACATCCACGTTGCACTGCAGGAGAGGTCGGAGCAGGTAACTATTGCCCAACATGGTTCCCTTCGTCCTCACGAGCCTTACAGCCGGGGGAAgccaccccctccccttccccaccccgGGGACAAGGGCCCACCCACCAGCCTCTGCGGTTTTCATACGCTTGACGCAAACCACCGCTTCGAACGAGAGCTCACTGGGGCAAACTGCAGGTGAGGCCCCTGCAGGCCTCTGCCCACGCAGCCAGCCGGGCACGCAGCTTGTCTTCCAAATCCCTCCTGCGCTATCCCGAGTTGATCGCTTTTTTGCTTGACCTTTTTCTGGGGACCCCAGTTTACTTCCCTacatcccacagcagcagaacagtgaCACCTGGCCAAGAGCAGGACGGCACTGCCGCCCCCAGGGCCTGGGTCGGTGCCTCTGCACAGGGGCAAggaggctggtgctgctctCGCTAATGAGTGACGCCGTGGtcctgagccccccagcccgcggggcTCGAGGGAAGCCCGTGCAGGCCACCACAGATGCATCACCATGGAGTTTAAAGCCAGGGtcttaaaaagaaaccacagacaGCTTGTTACTGCCCAGGCTGCTTCAGGGGACAGGGACAACGTGCGAGAAAAGCAGAAGggtttctgttttcagtcttaCTTTTAGGgcttttgcttgtttctttctgacCTGCGTGGCACAGAGGGAAACAGTTGTCCTGAACAACAGAAGAACCCAATCAAGTGGCAACGTTCATTTGCCTGTAGTTACAACTGCTGTTTGCCACTCAGCTACAAGTCAGACCCCACGATGCCTCCTGTCTCTACAGGATGCTGTGAAAACGCATAACAGTTACCCTCCTCGCTCGAATTAAATGCATTCAGCAACACAGGTGGATTCCCATGCTGTTTTCCATTACCTTTAGCGTTAGAAGCATAGCAAGGAATTTTGCTTTGTCTCCAACCAACATTGCATTGCTGATGATGGGAACAGCATCTTTTACAGCATCCTCAATTGGAACGGGAGGAACATTCTCACCTCCTGCAGTGATGATGAGCTCTGGAAAACAGTCAAATCTTTATTAACACTTGGAgctttccccccttccttcaCAATCTGAAATAACTTGACCGCTCCTTTGCATCTGCTGGATCAGAGAGTGAGTCTGTGTCCCAACAGCTGGAGAAGGCAGCGAACCAGAAGGACACCAGCCAGGCTCAGGGAGAGgagacagcacagctgtgtgcacACAAACAGCATTGCAAAAGCTGCTTTAATGTCCAGAGATGTTTGCAGTTTGGGAACACGGGGTGTGGTGTCTGAGCACCTCAGTACACCGCCACAGGCACCTGCGGCTCTACGGCGTGTGAGCTGGTACCCAAGTGGTTCACAAAGTGAAGCAAGAGttttgctggggcagggtgttTGAGGTTACACAGCTGATGCCGAGCAGGGGACAGTCTGTCTTTCTCAGCTGTCTTCTATTTCTTAAAGCAGCTCCTTAAAGCTTTGCATGACCTTTCTGATGACTGAAGACTCACATGAAATTGGATTTATTTGGGGTTGGGCAAAGCGGTGTCTCAAGAACTACATTGCTGCAAGCCGTTGTCACAGCAGTGTTAAGCTGTTGTTTAAGAGGGTAACTGGCAGAGCCAGCTGATACTGGAGGCAGCTGGTAGCACACGCAGCTGGGTGGCTCCAGCACCTCAAAGCCAGCCAAGCTCTAACTCCTGCTTCTGAAGTCAGAAGGTTTCTTCCTTACTCTGCAAATGCACACTGGTTTCAGAGGCCATCCCTcgccttcccagcagcaggatgccCTGCAGCCACATGCGCATTCAGAACTTCACAAGTATTTAGATATTCTTCTGTGCAACTCACGCCCACAGAACTAGCGTGATGCATCCTGTCACAGTACTTCACAGCCTCAAGACACTCAAGTCAGGGGACGTGTTACCTTTGATTCTGCCAGTGATGTAGAGGAATCCATCTTTATCGTGCTTGCCAAGGTCACCCGAATGCAGCCAGCCATCTTCATCGATTGcctctttggttttttcttccatgttcaAGTAGCCCATGAAGATGTGCCTTCCTGAGAAGCAGATCTCCCCGTTGCCATCTCTATCTGGCTTATGGATCAGTGTCCGGCAGCCTGTGATTTCCTTTCCACAGCTTAAAGAGAACACAAACCCAtggcttttgttgttgtatttttttaataattcaatAGCTAAGCAGCAGAGTGAGATTCTAGCAGTACCCTCTCAAGCTGAAGTGCCTGAACAAAGTCAGGCAGCTTCTCTTACAGCTGCTTCAGCGAAGAGCTTAGAAACTTAAAAGGCATCAGCTTATGTAAGGGGAACTTCAGAAAAAAGCTGTTGTTGCCAAAAGATCAGCACTCACACACAACACCTGGTGTTTTCCACTTACTGTCCCAAACACCTGAGCTTTGAGTTAGATTATTTATGTCCTTGGCAGCGAACTTTTACTGATGGTGGTATTTACTCTGCAGACTGAACCTGTGGGGACTGAACAAGCCATTCAACGTAACAACCACAGTCTTACTGCATTTATTCATTTGACATTCAAGTGAACTGTAGGCTAGAATTACTAATTCCTCCTTCTTCTCATCAGTCCTTTGCTTCCTCCTCAGCTCCTAGAGGATCCAGGCCAAGTTAAATTTAAGTAACACTGCTGTTGCCCTTGGCACATCTCTTCATCTGCAAGATGTGGCCGAAGGAACTGGCTCCCTAGCAACTTTTTACTGGCAGCAAGACTCTGGGGATGAGCTGCACCAGGTGAGACAGACACACCAGATCAGGAGAAACCCGAAAGCAGCTCCTCCCCGCAGGCAGCAGTGCCCCGCTCACAGAGAGGCATTTACCTGGTAAGCTTGAATGCGTGAGGTAGAGACATTGTGTGAGGTCCAGAGCTCTCGCTCATGCCATATAGCTCAAACACGGGAATGttcaggcttaaaaaaaattccagtgtCTCTCTGGTAATGGGAGCAGCCCCCGTGTAGCACTTTGTGCACTGGTCCAGCCCAATGGCCTTTCGCACTTTCTTGTACACCAAGTGCCTGGCAAGGCGGAAGTTCACCGGGACTTCTGAATACCTGTAGGAGAAAAATGGTCACAAGATCTCGGTCACCAAGCAGAacttctcccccttcctcccttcacCTTCATCCTATTTTAGTTTAATCAgtaaaagaattaatttcccctgccagcccttgcTGCTCACCCTCTGGTTCAAGGACTGCATCTGGCTTTTACTGTCTGTAAGTCTGGCTGGTTACCATGGAATATAATTCCTGATCTGATAGTAAAGTTCTAGTATTTGTAACTTAAGTTAACATAATTTGTAACTTAAGTGTAGTTCAGAATTACCCATTCATCCGCTTCAGGTTTGTCTGCAGCCCGACTCCCTTGGCCCACGATGCCACTTTTCTCCTGAGTGCTGATGATTTTGCACCTatggatttcattttttcttccattttttcccagACACGAGGAACTCCCAAAAAAGCGGTTGGCCTCACCTCCCGCAGGGTGTCCACCAAGGTGCCCTGagcaaagcagaatttaataCAGCTTTCAGAAGCGCCTCACTGTAGGCTTCAGGTCAACACTGTCAATAGCCAAAGCTTAGGACTCTGCCATCTATTTTGAGGAATTGCTCATTTCCAGCTGCAGTGCCACCAAAAGAAAGGAACCCAGGTTTTGAGAAGACAGCAAGGGCCAACGCTTTCAGTGCCAATGTGATACAGTGCTGAGAGAAGAACCGTTCTTTTCTCAGGACATAGATTTaatggtggtggtgttttgcaACATGGACAGAGCAAATACAAAGCCATTGCTCAACCAAGCTGTCAGGGCAGAGAACTGGTGTCAGGTGGGACACCAAGAAGCTCCTAGTTGTGAAGTGCTTGATCAGCTTAGCCCAGCTTGCACTACAGAGTCAGAAGGCAAAGGTCAGAGTGGCTATATTCTCAGATCAACAGACCCTTAAATGGGAGCAGTCAGTCACAGAGCAAACAAACCGAGTTAGCACAGCTTTCGGAATCCTGAGATAAGCCAtccatgtttgttttaaagcacccaccccagccacaAGCAGGTGGATGGCTGTAGGTTTTTTATAATCTTACATTTTTACCTTTAATGCATCAGGCTGAGCAAAAAAGACTTGTACACCGAATGTCATTGCCGACCAAATATCTGACATCTGTGCAGCAATATGACTGAGGGGCAGATAGCTAACCAccagctcttgcttttctttagcaTCTGTCAGCATTATGAAGCGCCCTGCTGCCGATGCCGTCCACGTCAACTGTAACAAGAACCCACATCAGTATGAAGTGTCAGCACTTATGAGCTGGCGCAACACAGAACACACAGCTCACACAACAGCTCTACCACGTCCTGTGTTCTTAACATCAGGCACGTTCTTCAGCTGACCCCTGCCCTCCCTGAGCACCCACCCAAGGTCACCGTTCTTGGAATGGGCAGCTTTACAAATGATACTTACATTGTCATGGCTGAGCATTACTCCCTTTGGCTGTCCGGTGGTCCCTGAGGTATATATTAGCGTACAGCACTGATTAGGCTTCTGTGACGCAATGATTTCACGGAGCTGAGTATCTGGAACATCTTTGCCAAGGTCCATGAACTCACTCCACTGTATAGAGAAGAGAAGGGCTGGATCACTTTGTAGGCTGTCATTCACATGCAAAATTAAACCCTCTGCTATAAAGGGAAGGAAACTCTTTCCTACATCCAAACCTCTGCCAGAATCTGGAAGAGGCTGTAAATACGCACTGCAGCCCCACAATGTTGTCTTCTGGCTGCCACAACTGGCATggcaagaagcagagaaggagactgATCCACCCCGAAGAAGCTTACTAGCTCTGCAGCAAGCCTGGTGTTCAGTGGGAGTGCAGAGCTGAGGTAACTGTGGGACCCGAGGCTGCCTTGCAGAGGTCTGTACACCAACACTCTCCCTTACAACATGGATTATCGAGGTTTCAACAACAGTAGACATCTAGTGCTTCAGCAAGGCAAGAAATCCCTCACTAAGCTCACATGGTCCCGTGGAAGGTGACGGTTGCAAACCATCAGCTAAACACAGCCAGTATTTACAAGCCATCAAGATGCTCAGTACTTACAGAGTACAGATTTGGTCTCTTCTCTTTTAGCTCTTCCCCATACTGGATAATAGCTTTCAGATGAGGTAGTTCATGCTGAATCTGTGTTAAGAAGCGAGATGAATGAGCAGAAGCAAATCCTGCCTGTCCCTTTTAGGCCTAAGTAACCCACCACTGACCGTGCTATTGCTATTTGCCACTGTAAGTGAAGCTAAGAGAATCTCACCTGTGTTATTGACAGAGGACGGAGAAGCCTCACTAGAGACAATAATCATTTGGACTGGGACGTTGCCAGACAACCTTAGGGGACGCTCCACTGTTCATTTTGGCTTCTTGTATTTTAAGCTCAAGGCTTTGCTAAGCTACAGAACCACCGTTTAACACCTCTAAGATTTAGCACTGGTGACTACTCATCTGGCTTGAGCAGGGAGCACGCAAAGTAGGCTCAATCAGTTCACCCTCTGCTTTTACACCCAGTGTTTCCCTCAGGTATTACCCTCCCATGGCATCTACCCTCCCACATCTGCCAacaggatgctgcagcccccagccatttaaaaaagtatatttacTTCTAAGATTTTCTGCAGTTGTTTATGGTTTTCCACAACCACAATGTTAGCACTGCAGTTCTCTGCTACATAATGACAGGCCTCAGGAGAGTTTGTAGTGTAGATACCAACAGCAAATCCactacaaaagaaaagggaaaaaagaaaaatagaaaggcAAAACACAGAATTAGAGGATAAGCAGAGTTGCTGGCAAAATTCAGACCATTTTCAGACtttaacagaggaaaaacttCAGGAAGCATTTCccataaaacaacaacaaaaagtggACAGCTTAACTGCAAGAACAAAGGCTCTGTTTTGGGGCATGGGAAATGTCAGAATGGTATGAGGGACCAAAATGCCTCAGGTGGAAAAAGGCTGTGCTGTGATTCTCTAGCACTTCCCATCATATTTTCAATCACAGTGTAAGCAAGCATGCTCTTGGATTAACCGACTGTTATCTTATTTTGAGAGTACCAgctagctaaaaaaaaaatagtttttgtcTCATTAGTTCATAATGAAGTAAAGGGTTTAGGTTCTAGCCATCTTCATTAAATTCAAATGAAGGCAAttggttttgttctgcatttttttgtgtgtggtttgttttgttgtgttatTTGCAATCAAAAAACTACTTCTCACATGAATACTGAAATTACTATCTGAATGCTAAAGCAAAACGCATGTCAAGAGACAACACTCATTCTTACCCTGCAAGGATAGCTCCAATATCAGCAATAAACCACTCTGCAGAATTAAATCCCAAAATGCACACTCCATGGAAACGCTCTAGTCCCAGCTGTAAACAAGAGATGAGATTACAGCAatcttggttttcctttgaagaaTGCTGAGAGTTAATTTAAAGACCTCTGCTGTGAGCACAACATCAAGGGAAAAGTTCATGCTATCATATACTGTAATTCACACTGAAAAACTTCCAAAGACCTAATATGGAACCAGTTAAGTTTTACATCAGACACTGGCCCACTTTATCagtaggcagaaaaaaaaaaggatttgcttAGGTCTGCAGTCAGTATGACCAGCTCACTGACACTAATTGTATTGTAAAACTGCAATCCAGGTAGTTACCCATTCCCTTTGGACTGGGAATGAGAAGGTAAGGGCTTAAGTTAGGCATGACCTACTGAGACATTTAGTCATTTAGTATAGGTTAGGTATGTCAGATATCAAAAATTACAAGAGCAACAAGCTCCAATGACAGTCAGAGGCACCTTGCTATGAAATTCCAGCTGTTGAAGTCCCAGTCTTTAAATCTCCTTCAGCCATTCTCTGGCTTTGTCCCAGAGTGGAAGTATATAGCGTGGAAGATCCCACCgtaagaataaaagcagaatggCTTTAACTTCAAGAAATAAGACTTCATAATGATAACAGTAAGTGCATGTAACATTGGTTTCTCTCTTTGAGCATCTTAACTCCCAGCAGTACTCCCAACAAAAGACTCAGCCAGTGTGGACATTTAAGTCTGACCGATAAGCATC containing:
- the ACSBG2 gene encoding long-chain-fatty-acid--CoA ligase ACSBG2 isoform X2, producing the protein MLCESDARTALAEPVPAAYFNSDPQGNCEVSLDDVLLNSSARTVEVHSAETVEDTKMEGHQIDTLGFKASSPPTSSVWTTRRDGEVRLRMDEQGIGSQAPKTVHELFQEAASKYGDYYALASKKGGQWIKLTYKMYYDECWKAAKSFLKLGLERFHGVCILGFNSAEWFIADIGAILAGGFAVGIYTTNSPEACHYVAENCSANIVVVENHKQLQKILEIQHELPHLKAIIQYGEELKEKRPNLYSWSEFMDLGKDVPDTQLREIIASQKPNQCCTLIYTSGTTGQPKGVMLSHDNLTWTASAAGRFIMLTDAKEKQELVVSYLPLSHIAAQMSDIWSAMTFGVQVFFAQPDALKGTLVDTLREVRPTAFLGVPRVWEKMEEKMKSIGAKSSALRRKVASWAKGVGLQTNLKRMNGYSEVPVNFRLARHLVYKKVRKAIGLDQCTKCYTGAAPITRETLEFFLSLNIPVFELYGMSESSGPHTMSLPHAFKLTSCGKEITGCRTLIHKPDRDGNGEICFSGRHIFMGYLNMEEKTKEAIDEDGWLHSGDLGKHDKDGFLYITGRIKELIITAGGENVPPVPIEDAVKDAVPIISNAMLVGDKAKFLAMLLTLKCNVDVETGEPGDDLTAEAIEYCRKLGSKATKVSEIISSKDKAIYAAIQKGISAVNEGAVSNAQKVQKWVLLEKDFSVLGGELGPTMKLKRPVVAQKYKDQIAQFYADADKPAAAGNTLRQ
- the ACSBG2 gene encoding long-chain-fatty-acid--CoA ligase ACSBG2 isoform X1 → MRWTMLCESDARTALAEPVPAAYFNSDPQGNCEVSLDDVLLNSSARTVEVHSAETVEDTKMEGHQIDTLGFKASSPPTSSVWTTRRDGEVRLRMDEQGIGSQAPKTVHELFQEAASKYGDYYALASKKGGQWIKLTYKMYYDECWKAAKSFLKLGLERFHGVCILGFNSAEWFIADIGAILAGGFAVGIYTTNSPEACHYVAENCSANIVVVENHKQLQKILEIQHELPHLKAIIQYGEELKEKRPNLYSWSEFMDLGKDVPDTQLREIIASQKPNQCCTLIYTSGTTGQPKGVMLSHDNLTWTASAAGRFIMLTDAKEKQELVVSYLPLSHIAAQMSDIWSAMTFGVQVFFAQPDALKGTLVDTLREVRPTAFLGVPRVWEKMEEKMKSIGAKSSALRRKVASWAKGVGLQTNLKRMNGYSEVPVNFRLARHLVYKKVRKAIGLDQCTKCYTGAAPITRETLEFFLSLNIPVFELYGMSESSGPHTMSLPHAFKLTSCGKEITGCRTLIHKPDRDGNGEICFSGRHIFMGYLNMEEKTKEAIDEDGWLHSGDLGKHDKDGFLYITGRIKELIITAGGENVPPVPIEDAVKDAVPIISNAMLVGDKAKFLAMLLTLKCNVDVETGEPGDDLTAEAIEYCRKLGSKATKVSEIISSKDKAIYAAIQKGISAVNEGAVSNAQKVQKWVLLEKDFSVLGGELGPTMKLKRPVVAQKYKDQIAQFYADADKPAAAGNTLRQ